Part of the Dehalococcoidales bacterium genome, TATGGTTTCCTCAAAAACCAACGGTATTTTGAACCGTTCATTATCTTGTTTTTCCTCCAGCGAGGACTTTCCTTTACCCAAATCGGGTTTCTCGTTGCCTTCCGGGAGCTTTTCATCAACCTTATAGAAATACCCAGCGGCGCCGTTGCCGATTTATTTGGCCGCCGCCGCAGTATGATTTTGGCCTTTGTCTCCTATATCATTTCCTTCACCATATTCGGTTTTTGCCAGGATTACTGGCATTTCTTTTTCGCCATGTTCTTTTTCGCCGTCGGTGAAGCATTCCGCACCGGCACCCACAAAGCGATGATATTTACGTGGCTCCGTATTGAAGGACGCCTTGACGAAAAAACGAAGGTTTATGGCTACACTCGCTCATGGTCAAAAATTGGGTCAGCGGTTTCTACTGTCCTGGCGGTTGCCTGCGTTCTACTGACCAATGACTATGCCTATGTCTTTTTCTTTGCCATTATCCCGTATATTGCGGGACTGATTAACCTTATGACCTATCCCGGGGAGTTGGAGGGCCAACCCGGTGAGAAGGTGGGCATTCGTGATGTTGTGGCACATCTCTGGGAGTGTATCCGTACTGCATTGGTCGTCAGGAGACTGCGTCGCTTA contains:
- a CDS encoding MFS transporter is translated as MIRRFSLYGFLKNQRYFEPFIILFFLQRGLSFTQIGFLVAFRELFINLIEIPSGAVADLFGRRRSMILAFVSYIISFTIFGFCQDYWHFFFAMFFFAVGEAFRTGTHKAMIFTWLRIEGRLDEKTKVYGYTRSWSKIGSAVSTVLAVACVLLTNDYAYVFFFAIIPYIAGLINLMTYPGELEGQPGEKVGIRDVVAHLWECIRTALVVRRLRRLIVESMSFEGVYKAVADYLQPVVKDMALLLPIFLAWGETRRSAVMIGVVYVILYLVSAYASRNSHRLTSHAGGEERGSRLLWKVVFVLYIALIPLLFFGYYEVAVVGFIALALLQNFWRPILISRFDAFASEAKGATILSIESQAKAVSTMIIAPILGVAVDFARRQSLGGEFWPVAAVA